One Aliidiomarina minuta genomic region harbors:
- the fcl gene encoding GDP-L-fucose synthase translates to MRKRIYVAGHRGMVGSAITRKLSERGDCELVTASRAEVDLTDQASVSAFFERNSIDQVFLAAAKVGGIHANNEYPAEFIYENLMIESNIIHSAHKNDVNDLLFLGSSCIYPKLAEQPMREEALLTGPLEQTNEPYAIAKIAGIKLCESYNRQYGRNYRSVMPTNLYGPNDNFHPENSHVIPALLRRFHEAKIAKATEVIAWGSGKPMREFLHVDDMAAASLFVMNLDKETYENHTSPMLSHINVGTGVDCSIRELTETVAEVVGFEGDIAWDTSKPDGAPRKLMDVSRLKKLGWSYSTSLAAGLRDAYQWFLENQDSYRG, encoded by the coding sequence ATGAGAAAGCGGATTTATGTTGCAGGACACCGGGGCATGGTAGGTTCTGCTATAACTCGGAAACTGAGCGAACGAGGTGACTGTGAATTGGTTACCGCAAGCCGGGCGGAGGTTGACTTAACTGACCAGGCTTCGGTATCAGCGTTCTTTGAACGAAACAGTATTGACCAGGTTTTTCTGGCCGCGGCTAAAGTTGGCGGGATACACGCGAACAATGAGTACCCGGCTGAATTTATTTATGAAAACCTGATGATTGAATCAAATATCATCCATTCAGCTCATAAAAATGACGTAAATGACTTATTGTTTCTAGGTTCAAGTTGCATTTACCCAAAACTTGCTGAGCAGCCAATGCGTGAAGAGGCTCTGTTGACAGGTCCTCTGGAGCAAACGAATGAGCCTTATGCCATTGCTAAAATTGCGGGCATTAAGTTATGCGAAAGCTACAATCGGCAGTATGGAAGAAACTACCGCTCCGTGATGCCGACAAACCTGTATGGCCCGAATGATAACTTCCACCCGGAGAACAGCCATGTGATCCCGGCTTTATTGCGTCGTTTTCATGAAGCTAAAATAGCCAAGGCAACTGAAGTTATAGCCTGGGGTTCAGGTAAGCCTATGCGCGAATTTCTGCATGTTGATGATATGGCTGCAGCCAGTTTGTTTGTAATGAACTTGGATAAAGAAACCTATGAAAACCATACCTCTCCTATGTTGAGTCATATAAATGTGGGAACTGGAGTGGACTGTAGCATTCGCGAGTTGACAGAGACGGTTGCTGAAGTCGTTGGATTCGAAGGTGACATTGCTTGGGATACGAGTAAACCAGATGGTGCTCCACGAAAACTGATGGATGTGAGCCGTTTAAAGAAACTAGGCTGGAGCTATTCAACTTCATTGGCGGCAGGCCTTAGAGATGCTTATCAATGGTTCCTTGAGAATCAGGATAGTTATCGGGGGTAA
- a CDS encoding GDP-mannose mannosyl hydrolase — protein sequence MLLPEKAFSEVIDRTPLVSIDLIIMNDNQEFLLGLRKNRPAAGFWFVPGGRVLKNERLEAAFRRLTENELGTQFSLSEARSIGNFEHFYENSVFSESISTHYIVLAYMLRSADLKSLPSEQHEAYRWLRKTDLLASQDVHEYSKAYFRGADFTK from the coding sequence ATGCTACTGCCGGAAAAAGCATTTTCAGAAGTTATTGATAGAACTCCTTTGGTTTCCATAGACCTGATTATCATGAACGATAATCAGGAATTTCTTTTGGGACTGAGAAAGAACCGGCCAGCTGCTGGTTTCTGGTTTGTCCCTGGAGGACGCGTACTAAAGAATGAACGACTGGAGGCTGCATTCAGACGTTTAACTGAGAACGAATTAGGAACGCAGTTTTCTTTATCTGAGGCTCGGTCTATTGGTAATTTCGAACATTTTTACGAAAATTCTGTGTTTTCTGAGAGCATTTCAACTCATTATATTGTGTTAGCTTATATGTTGCGGTCCGCAGATCTTAAATCATTACCGTCTGAACAGCACGAAGCATATCGGTGGTTAAGAAAAACTGACCTTTTAGCTAGCCAGGACGTCCACGAATATAGTAAAGCTTATTTCAGGGGCGCTGATTTTACTAAATAA